The following coding sequences lie in one Myxococcus xanthus genomic window:
- a CDS encoding protease inhibitor I42 family protein produces MAKPKSGAKKTTPAGKAGAKPAAKKDSAARLDLIKNASKRVAKAATKLAKAASDVTKGAKSAVKKAVQEKATAKKAAPAGKTASAAKAASPAAKTPKASPAKAPLAAKSAAGAKAGKASAVPAAPPVERPRPRATKLPPPGEPLTKREMEQLLTAGEGRGVTGEGSLKGRLVVTNDMPHLVVVGRDKRELTFLLQGPDQEVLPAYVDHKVSVSGLIRKTTNHAGVVDVRKYSAKKPDSEVVEAAPVETEARLRYLSPGEVSMVTAAGMGAGIKGFAGVRGNLEMTGEEFVLVVSNGGTRQQVSFIIEGKAAGKALRKHVGYTLQVQGVVDKTSGWGGRILAENVELRPSEARAVSRDEMELVHIEGEVPTSVDVRLNHGLAVRLPEHPGFTWAIEPTVAKRVGLREANFEPAPEDGPGTREFFFTPRNPGTFEVEFFLAKALSPGLVDRSFKINVTVKP; encoded by the coding sequence ATGGCCAAGCCCAAGTCCGGGGCCAAGAAGACGACTCCCGCTGGCAAGGCTGGCGCAAAGCCCGCTGCGAAGAAGGACTCCGCTGCCCGGCTGGATCTGATCAAGAACGCCTCCAAGCGGGTGGCGAAGGCGGCGACGAAATTGGCGAAAGCGGCATCGGACGTAACGAAGGGGGCCAAGAGCGCGGTGAAGAAGGCCGTGCAGGAGAAGGCCACCGCGAAGAAGGCCGCGCCCGCTGGGAAGACAGCCTCGGCCGCGAAGGCCGCATCCCCAGCAGCGAAGACCCCGAAGGCATCTCCGGCGAAGGCGCCACTCGCAGCGAAGTCCGCCGCGGGCGCCAAGGCGGGGAAGGCGAGCGCGGTACCCGCCGCTCCTCCGGTGGAGAGGCCCCGTCCTCGCGCCACCAAGCTCCCGCCCCCGGGCGAGCCGCTCACCAAGCGTGAGATGGAGCAGCTGCTGACGGCCGGTGAAGGCCGCGGCGTCACGGGCGAGGGCAGCCTCAAGGGGCGCCTGGTGGTCACCAACGACATGCCGCACCTGGTGGTCGTCGGGCGCGACAAGCGCGAGCTGACCTTCCTCCTCCAGGGCCCGGATCAGGAAGTCCTCCCGGCCTACGTGGACCACAAGGTCTCCGTCAGCGGCCTCATCCGCAAGACGACCAACCACGCTGGCGTGGTGGACGTTCGCAAGTACTCGGCCAAGAAGCCGGACTCCGAGGTGGTGGAAGCCGCCCCGGTGGAGACGGAGGCGCGGCTGCGCTACCTGTCGCCCGGTGAGGTCTCCATGGTGACGGCGGCTGGCATGGGCGCGGGCATCAAGGGCTTCGCGGGCGTGCGTGGCAACCTGGAGATGACGGGCGAGGAGTTCGTGCTCGTCGTGTCCAACGGCGGCACGCGCCAGCAGGTGTCATTCATCATCGAGGGCAAGGCCGCTGGCAAGGCCCTGCGCAAGCACGTGGGGTACACGCTCCAGGTGCAGGGCGTCGTCGACAAGACGTCCGGCTGGGGTGGCCGCATCCTGGCGGAGAACGTGGAGTTGCGTCCGTCCGAAGCGCGCGCCGTGTCCCGCGACGAGATGGAGCTGGTGCACATCGAGGGAGAGGTCCCCACGTCCGTGGACGTGCGCCTCAACCACGGTCTCGCCGTGCGCCTGCCCGAGCATCCCGGCTTCACCTGGGCCATCGAGCCCACGGTGGCCAAGCGCGTGGGCCTGCGCGAAGCGAACTTCGAGCCCGCGCCCGAGGACGGTCCTGGTACCCGCGAGTTCTTCTTCACCCCGCGCAACCCGGGCACCTTCGAGGTGGAGTTCTTCCTGGCCAAGGCGCTGTCGCCTGGCCTGGTGGACCGCTCCTTCAAAATCAACGTCACGGTCAAGCCCTGA
- the ribA gene encoding GTP cyclohydrolase II — protein MSDTRSPQVLPTRKPTQHLERFSEADIPTERGSLRTIVFRDKRNGREHVALVVGEVSGHEGVPVRIHSECLTSEVFGSLKCDCREQLDRSLDFITQSGQGVVLYLRQEGRGIGLGNKIKAYALQSKGLDTYEANRQLGFADDLRTYDIAAEMLRSLDVRSVDLMTNNPLKIAGIVEEGIPVRRRIPSRTEHNPHNVDYLRTKRERTGHLIELFAEDDDTEAQAG, from the coding sequence ATGTCGGACACACGCTCACCTCAGGTCCTTCCGACCCGTAAGCCCACGCAGCACCTGGAGCGGTTCTCGGAGGCGGACATCCCGACCGAGCGCGGCTCGCTGCGGACCATCGTGTTCCGGGACAAGCGCAACGGGCGGGAGCATGTCGCGCTCGTGGTGGGAGAGGTTTCAGGACACGAGGGTGTGCCGGTGCGCATCCACTCCGAGTGCCTCACGAGCGAGGTCTTCGGCAGCCTGAAGTGCGACTGCCGCGAGCAGCTGGACCGCTCTCTCGACTTCATCACCCAGTCGGGACAGGGCGTCGTGCTGTACCTGCGGCAGGAGGGGCGCGGCATCGGCCTGGGGAACAAGATCAAGGCCTACGCGCTGCAATCCAAGGGACTGGACACCTACGAAGCCAACCGGCAGCTGGGTTTCGCGGACGACCTGCGCACGTATGACATCGCGGCGGAGATGCTGCGGAGCCTGGATGTGCGCTCGGTGGACCTGATGACCAACAACCCGCTGAAGATCGCGGGCATCGTCGAAGAAGGCATTCCCGTCCGGCGTCGAATCCCTTCCCGGACCGAGCACAATCCGCATAACGTCGACTACCTGAGGACGAAGCGCGAGCGTACGGGGCACCTGATTGAGCTCTTCGCCGAGGACGACGACACGGAAGCCCAAGCAGGCTGA
- a CDS encoding dihydrolipoamide acetyltransferase family protein: protein MAIFEFKLPDLGEGVMEGELVKWHVKAGDSVKEDQVLAEVMTDKATVTVPAPKAGRVVKTHGNEGDMAKVHQLLVTLEVEGDAPAQAGGHGEASAPAAAPVAAAGGHGGGAPASASKVLATPVTRRMAREHGLDLAAIAGTGPQGRVTKADVVAALEGGEKNVVAAPAEQKARPAAPAVSSGAADERVPLRGLRKKIAEKMVRSKFTAPHFAFVEEVDATELVALRARLNAQLAAAGENTKLNYLPFIIKATVAALKKFPHLNANFDEASQELVVRGEYNIGMAAATPDGLTVAVVKNADRLTLAELARETARLGAAARDRKLKMEELTGGTFTISSLGQSGGLFATPIINHPEVGILGVHRLKKRPAVVGDQVVVRDMMNLSLSCDHRVIDGSVAADFTYEIIKYLEKPDLLFLAMA from the coding sequence ATGGCGATCTTCGAATTCAAGCTCCCCGACCTTGGTGAAGGCGTGATGGAAGGCGAGCTGGTGAAGTGGCACGTGAAGGCGGGGGATTCCGTCAAGGAAGACCAGGTGCTCGCCGAGGTGATGACGGACAAGGCCACCGTCACCGTGCCCGCTCCCAAGGCGGGCCGTGTCGTGAAGACGCACGGCAATGAAGGCGACATGGCGAAGGTGCACCAGCTCCTCGTCACCCTGGAGGTGGAGGGCGATGCGCCGGCGCAGGCCGGTGGTCATGGCGAGGCCAGCGCGCCGGCGGCGGCTCCCGTGGCCGCGGCGGGTGGCCATGGCGGTGGGGCGCCTGCCTCGGCGTCCAAGGTGCTGGCCACGCCGGTGACGCGGCGGATGGCGCGCGAGCACGGGCTGGACCTGGCGGCGATTGCCGGCACGGGGCCGCAGGGCCGCGTGACGAAGGCGGACGTGGTGGCGGCGCTGGAGGGTGGCGAGAAGAACGTCGTCGCGGCTCCGGCCGAGCAGAAGGCGCGTCCCGCGGCTCCTGCCGTCAGCTCGGGCGCGGCGGACGAGCGCGTTCCGCTTCGGGGCCTGCGCAAGAAGATCGCGGAGAAGATGGTGCGGTCGAAGTTCACGGCGCCGCACTTCGCGTTCGTCGAGGAAGTGGACGCCACGGAGCTGGTGGCCCTGCGCGCGCGGCTGAACGCGCAGCTGGCGGCGGCCGGTGAGAACACCAAGCTCAACTACCTGCCGTTCATCATCAAGGCGACGGTGGCGGCGCTGAAGAAGTTCCCGCACCTGAATGCGAACTTCGATGAGGCGTCGCAGGAGCTGGTGGTCCGCGGCGAGTACAACATCGGCATGGCGGCGGCGACGCCGGACGGTCTCACCGTTGCGGTGGTGAAGAACGCGGACCGGCTGACGCTGGCCGAGCTGGCGCGTGAGACGGCCCGCCTGGGCGCCGCCGCGCGCGACCGCAAGCTGAAGATGGAGGAGCTGACGGGTGGCACCTTCACCATCAGCTCGCTGGGGCAGAGCGGTGGCCTGTTCGCCACGCCCATCATCAACCACCCTGAAGTGGGCATCCTGGGCGTGCACCGCCTGAAGAAGCGCCCGGCGGTGGTGGGGGACCAGGTCGTCGTGCGCGACATGATGAACCTGTCGCTGTCGTGCGACCACCGCGTCATCGACGGCTCGGTGGCGGCGGACTTCACGTACGAGATCATCAAGTACCTGGAGAAGCCGGACCTGCTGTTCCTGGCCATGGCGTGA
- a CDS encoding MBL fold metallo-hydrolase: MPFEVRFWGVRGSIPSPGAHTKRYGGNTPCVEVRCGDELLIFDLGTGARALGHALVAKKKPVKGSIFISHYHYDHLQGLPFFGPMFLPSSDLTVYGPARHGQSVKQLLSGQMVPPYFPVTADGVFRAQLTYTDLAATQTLQLGPATVRTIELNHPGGNMGYRVECQGRSVVYATDLEHGSDMDAAFYAFAQDADVLIYDAMYTEDEYHGRTGPARTGWGHSTWQAAVHAADEAGVKKLVLFHHDPSRDDAGMDRLLRQVRKHRPDAIAARESLVIKL, encoded by the coding sequence GTGCCCTTCGAGGTGCGCTTCTGGGGTGTGCGCGGCTCCATTCCTTCACCGGGCGCGCACACGAAGCGCTACGGCGGAAACACGCCCTGCGTGGAGGTCCGCTGCGGGGACGAGCTGCTCATCTTCGACCTGGGCACCGGCGCGCGCGCGCTGGGGCATGCGCTGGTGGCGAAGAAGAAGCCGGTGAAGGGCTCCATCTTCATCTCGCACTACCACTACGACCACCTGCAGGGCCTGCCCTTCTTCGGGCCCATGTTCCTGCCCTCGAGCGACCTGACTGTCTACGGCCCGGCGCGGCACGGGCAGTCGGTGAAGCAGCTCCTCAGCGGGCAGATGGTGCCGCCGTACTTCCCGGTGACGGCGGACGGCGTGTTCCGGGCGCAGCTCACGTACACGGATCTGGCCGCCACGCAGACGCTGCAATTGGGCCCTGCGACGGTCCGGACCATCGAGCTGAACCACCCGGGCGGCAACATGGGCTACCGCGTCGAGTGCCAGGGCCGCTCGGTGGTGTACGCCACCGACCTGGAGCACGGCAGCGACATGGACGCGGCCTTCTACGCGTTCGCCCAGGACGCGGACGTCCTCATCTACGACGCCATGTACACCGAGGACGAGTACCACGGCCGCACCGGGCCAGCTCGCACCGGCTGGGGCCACTCCACCTGGCAGGCCGCGGTGCATGCGGCGGATGAAGCCGGGGTGAAGAAGCTGGTGCTCTTCCACCACGACCCCTCACGCGATGACGCGGGCATGGACCGGCTGCTGCGTCAGGTGCGCAAGCACCGCCCCGACGCCATCGCCGCTCGCGAGTCCCTGGTCATCAAGCTGTAG
- the lpdA gene encoding dihydrolipoyl dehydrogenase, with translation MAETFDVVIIGSGPGGYVGAIRAGQLGLKTAIIEKDKRLGGTCLHRGCIPTKSLLWTAELFHHVREAADFGVDVSSPAINWPNAMKHKDKIVTKGANGIDFLMKKNKVTVVKGHGRIAGKGKVEVTAADGSKQVLEAKNIIIATGSVPKSLPNVPVDHKRVLNSDSILQIDRVPKSIIVLGAGAVGCEFASVFNHVGSKTSIVEYLPALLPIEDADISKELEKIFKRRGIDVHTGSAVEKVEHTADGVRVTMKVGNETKTLEAEILLSAVGRSPVTEDVGLDKTNIQAERGYIKVDSMLRTSEPNVYAVGDIIPTPMLAHMASAECVVAVEHIAGKNPQPINYDLTPSATYCYPEVASVGLTEKKAKERGYDVKVGIAPMGAVTKAAISNEATGMIKIVSDRKYDEVLGVHLIGPHATELLAEACVALKLEITTEELANTIHAHPTLSEIVHEGAEATLGHPRHF, from the coding sequence GTGGCTGAGACGTTCGACGTGGTGATCATCGGTTCGGGCCCCGGCGGCTACGTGGGCGCCATTCGCGCGGGTCAGCTGGGCCTGAAGACGGCCATCATCGAGAAGGACAAGCGGTTGGGCGGCACCTGCCTCCACCGCGGCTGCATCCCGACCAAGTCCCTGCTGTGGACCGCGGAGCTGTTCCACCACGTCCGCGAAGCGGCTGACTTCGGCGTTGATGTGAGCAGCCCGGCCATCAACTGGCCCAACGCGATGAAGCACAAGGACAAGATTGTCACCAAGGGTGCCAACGGCATCGACTTCTTGATGAAGAAGAACAAGGTGACGGTGGTGAAGGGCCACGGCCGCATCGCCGGCAAGGGCAAGGTGGAGGTCACCGCCGCGGACGGCTCCAAGCAGGTCCTGGAGGCGAAGAACATCATCATCGCCACGGGCTCGGTGCCCAAGTCCCTGCCCAACGTCCCCGTGGACCACAAGCGGGTGCTGAACAGCGACTCCATCCTGCAGATCGACCGCGTCCCCAAGAGCATCATCGTCCTGGGCGCTGGCGCGGTGGGCTGTGAGTTCGCCTCCGTGTTCAACCACGTGGGCAGCAAGACCTCCATCGTGGAGTACCTGCCCGCGCTGCTCCCCATCGAGGACGCGGACATCTCCAAGGAGCTGGAGAAGATCTTCAAGCGCCGCGGCATCGACGTGCACACCGGCTCCGCGGTGGAGAAGGTGGAGCACACGGCGGACGGCGTGCGCGTCACCATGAAGGTGGGCAACGAGACCAAGACGCTGGAGGCGGAAATCCTCCTGTCGGCGGTGGGCCGCTCGCCGGTCACCGAGGACGTGGGTCTGGACAAGACGAACATCCAGGCCGAGCGCGGCTACATCAAGGTCGACTCGATGCTGCGCACCTCCGAGCCGAACGTCTACGCCGTGGGCGACATCATCCCCACGCCGATGCTGGCGCACATGGCCAGCGCGGAGTGCGTGGTGGCGGTGGAGCACATTGCCGGGAAGAACCCGCAGCCCATCAACTACGACCTGACGCCGTCGGCCACCTACTGCTACCCCGAGGTCGCCTCGGTGGGCCTGACGGAGAAGAAGGCCAAGGAGCGCGGCTACGACGTGAAGGTGGGCATCGCTCCGATGGGCGCCGTGACCAAGGCCGCCATCTCCAACGAGGCCACCGGCATGATCAAGATCGTGTCGGACCGGAAGTACGACGAGGTCCTCGGCGTGCACCTCATCGGGCCGCACGCGACGGAGCTGCTGGCCGAGGCGTGTGTCGCGCTGAAGCTGGAGATCACCACCGAGGAGCTGGCCAACACCATCCACGCGCACCCGACGCTCTCGGAAATCGTGCACGAGGGTGCCGAGGCCACGCTGGGCCACCCGCGCCACTTCTAG
- the lipB gene encoding lipoyl(octanoyl) transferase LipB has protein sequence MNTITVYRLGRVEYEDGLALMHLFSESRRQGLSGDVLLLLEHPPILTLGRAAKRENIVASDAQLAKEGAEVFETNRGGDVTYHGPGQLVGYPIFLLPEDRRDVRRYVRDVERSVMQVLAQWGITAGPIPKWPGVWIGAEGAPDARKIAAIGVHLSRWLTTHGFALNVNTNLDHFQLIVPCGIREAGVTSMQRELGRALPMAEVEEAIAISFCTVFDSERVDAPPPMRTVSIAVVKGRGPEARVLLVRRRPERGGFWQVLTGRLEAGESPAEAAARELEEETGLRVPLVDLDYRHAFALGEALPPQLVEENGFAVHVPPDADVRLGAEHDAFEWVDVPTALERLPFRGLRETVKRATA, from the coding sequence ATGAACACCATCACCGTCTATCGCCTGGGCCGAGTGGAGTACGAGGACGGGCTCGCGCTGATGCACCTCTTCAGCGAGTCCCGCCGCCAGGGACTCTCCGGCGATGTGCTGCTCCTCTTGGAGCACCCGCCCATCCTCACCCTGGGCCGTGCCGCGAAGCGCGAGAACATCGTCGCCAGCGACGCGCAGCTGGCGAAGGAGGGCGCGGAGGTCTTCGAGACCAACCGTGGCGGCGACGTCACCTACCACGGCCCCGGCCAGCTGGTGGGCTACCCCATCTTCCTGCTGCCGGAGGACCGACGCGACGTGCGCCGTTACGTGCGCGACGTGGAACGCTCCGTCATGCAGGTGCTGGCCCAGTGGGGCATCACCGCGGGCCCCATCCCCAAGTGGCCCGGCGTCTGGATTGGCGCAGAAGGTGCTCCGGACGCGCGGAAGATCGCCGCCATTGGCGTGCACCTGTCGCGTTGGCTCACCACGCACGGCTTCGCGCTCAACGTGAACACGAACCTGGACCACTTCCAGCTCATCGTCCCGTGTGGCATCCGAGAAGCAGGCGTCACGTCCATGCAGCGGGAGTTGGGCCGCGCACTCCCCATGGCGGAGGTGGAAGAGGCCATCGCCATCAGCTTCTGCACCGTGTTCGACAGCGAGCGCGTGGACGCGCCGCCGCCGATGCGGACGGTGAGCATCGCGGTGGTGAAGGGCCGGGGCCCCGAAGCGCGGGTGCTGCTCGTGCGCCGTCGCCCGGAGCGGGGCGGTTTCTGGCAGGTCCTCACCGGGAGGCTCGAAGCGGGTGAGTCGCCAGCGGAGGCCGCGGCGCGGGAGCTGGAGGAGGAGACAGGGCTCCGCGTGCCGCTGGTGGACCTGGACTACCGCCACGCCTTCGCCTTGGGAGAGGCGCTGCCACCGCAACTCGTGGAGGAGAACGGCTTCGCCGTCCACGTGCCCCCGGACGCGGACGTGCGCCTGGGCGCCGAGCACGACGCCTTCGAGTGGGTCGACGTGCCCACGGCCCTGGAGCGGCTTCCCTTCCGGGGTCTGCGGGAGACGGTGAAGCGCGCTACAGCTTGA
- the glp gene encoding gephyrin-like molybdotransferase Glp, which translates to MNDSATLLPEEDARSQILALCAPLPTEWLLLDDALGRVLAEDVMAQRTLPPWDNSAMDGYAVRSADLAGPLPVRLNVGETIYAGAVGHQALVPGVCARIMTGAPLPAGADAVVMRERTRPVVQSGADQVDVLEAVAPGQFVRPRGEDAREGQLLLARCTPLGIPELGLLWAQGRQAVPVSRAPRVAILSTGDELCHADEPPNGRIVDTNAPSLALAVRRAGGIPTRLGIARDTRDAVLAALSRLDGFDVVLTSAGVSVGERDYVKEVLAELGVEQHFWRVAIKPGKPLVVGRRGATLFFGLPGNPTSSLVTFELFVRPALRKLLGHAQVGPGRVAGRLDGKLSKPSGLAHFVRVTAAWREGSLWARPLATQTSGALRSAAAATHLLHFPREASSLTAGDAVELLPLSWVA; encoded by the coding sequence ATGAACGACTCCGCCACATTGCTGCCGGAAGAAGACGCCCGGTCGCAGATCCTGGCCCTGTGCGCGCCCCTTCCCACCGAGTGGTTGCTCTTGGATGACGCGCTGGGACGCGTGCTCGCCGAGGATGTGATGGCGCAGCGGACGCTCCCTCCCTGGGACAACTCGGCCATGGATGGCTATGCGGTGCGCAGCGCGGACCTGGCGGGTCCCCTGCCCGTCCGGCTCAACGTCGGAGAGACCATCTACGCCGGCGCGGTGGGCCACCAGGCGCTGGTCCCCGGGGTATGCGCCCGCATCATGACGGGCGCCCCCCTCCCCGCGGGTGCGGATGCGGTGGTGATGCGAGAGCGGACACGGCCCGTGGTCCAGAGCGGCGCGGATCAGGTCGACGTGCTCGAAGCGGTGGCCCCGGGCCAGTTCGTGCGGCCCCGGGGCGAGGACGCTCGGGAGGGACAGCTGCTGCTGGCACGCTGCACGCCGCTGGGCATCCCCGAGCTGGGCCTCCTCTGGGCCCAGGGCCGACAGGCCGTGCCTGTGTCGCGCGCACCGCGAGTGGCCATCCTCTCCACTGGCGACGAGTTGTGCCACGCGGACGAGCCGCCCAACGGCCGCATCGTGGACACCAATGCTCCGTCACTGGCGCTGGCGGTCCGCCGCGCGGGCGGCATTCCCACGCGGCTGGGCATCGCTCGGGATACGCGCGACGCCGTACTGGCCGCGCTCTCCCGGCTGGACGGGTTCGACGTGGTGCTCACCAGCGCGGGTGTGTCCGTGGGCGAGCGCGACTACGTGAAGGAAGTGCTCGCCGAACTGGGCGTGGAACAGCACTTCTGGCGCGTCGCCATCAAGCCCGGAAAGCCGCTGGTGGTGGGCCGGCGTGGCGCAACGCTGTTCTTCGGACTTCCGGGCAATCCCACCTCCTCCCTGGTGACGTTCGAGCTCTTCGTGCGACCGGCCCTCCGCAAGCTGCTGGGCCATGCGCAGGTGGGGCCTGGGCGCGTGGCCGGACGCCTGGACGGCAAGCTCTCCAAGCCTTCCGGTCTGGCGCATTTCGTCCGCGTCACGGCTGCTTGGAGAGAAGGCAGCCTGTGGGCCCGTCCACTGGCGACACAAACGTCCGGTGCCCTGCGTTCTGCCGCGGCAGCCACACATCTGCTGCATTTCCCTCGGGAAGCCAGCAGCTTGACGGCTGGGGACGCGGTAGAACTGCTTCCGCTCTCATGGGTGGCCTGA
- the lipA gene encoding lipoyl synthase → MATPDRFPLPQVTETTRKPEWLKVRLPHGEGYERVKAIVKRTKLATVCEEARCPNIAECWGGGTATVMLMGEVCTRACRFCHVKVGAPPPLDPMEPIHLAQAVKEMDLEYIVVTSVNRDDRPDGGASHFASAIRELRRESPRTIVEVLIPDFKGVEKDLTTVAEAKPHVVAHNVETVERLTPTVRDRRAKYHQSLRVLEYLKNRPEGLYTKTSVMVGLGETDAELEQTFKDLRDVGVDVLTLGQYLQPSQYHLRVERFVSPAQFEAYKTLAESYGFLYVASGPLVRSSYRAAEFFMKGLMERERLERLG, encoded by the coding sequence ATGGCGACTCCCGACCGGTTCCCTCTCCCCCAGGTGACTGAGACCACCCGCAAGCCGGAGTGGCTGAAGGTGCGGCTCCCGCACGGAGAAGGCTACGAGCGGGTCAAAGCCATCGTGAAGCGCACCAAGCTGGCCACGGTGTGCGAAGAGGCCCGCTGCCCGAACATCGCCGAGTGCTGGGGCGGTGGCACCGCCACGGTGATGCTGATGGGCGAGGTGTGCACGCGCGCGTGCCGCTTCTGCCACGTGAAGGTCGGCGCGCCGCCGCCGTTGGATCCGATGGAGCCCATCCATCTGGCCCAGGCGGTGAAGGAGATGGACCTGGAGTACATCGTCGTCACGTCCGTGAACCGGGATGACCGGCCGGATGGCGGCGCCAGCCACTTCGCCTCCGCCATCCGCGAACTGCGTCGGGAGAGCCCGCGCACCATCGTCGAAGTGCTCATCCCGGACTTCAAGGGCGTGGAGAAGGACCTGACCACCGTGGCCGAGGCCAAGCCCCACGTGGTGGCGCACAACGTGGAGACAGTGGAGCGCCTCACGCCGACGGTGCGTGACCGGCGCGCGAAGTACCACCAGTCCCTGCGCGTGCTGGAGTACCTCAAGAACCGCCCCGAGGGCCTGTACACCAAGACGTCCGTCATGGTGGGCCTGGGGGAGACGGACGCGGAGCTGGAGCAGACGTTCAAGGACCTGCGCGACGTGGGCGTGGACGTGCTGACGCTGGGCCAGTACCTGCAGCCGTCTCAGTACCACCTGCGTGTGGAGCGCTTCGTGTCGCCCGCGCAGTTCGAGGCGTACAAGACGCTGGCCGAGTCCTACGGCTTCCTCTACGTGGCCTCCGGTCCGCTGGTGCGGTCCAGCTACCGGGCCGCTGAGTTCTTCATGAAGGGCCTGATGGAGCGCGAGCGGCTCGAGCGGCTCGGCTGA
- a CDS encoding ClpX C4-type zinc finger protein has translation MRGVVALEPGREAPGGGARVRGPRAGAPSRLGSPRMAENPRELIRAAQSAETQGDVARAVECLQKAAELYRQAGNPSRALQLLRHAQRLDGSRADIADAVNRLEWMPEPVLTWPGSDADDEEALPASGLVRSLESELLPDVVHRQRLIEDALREAALHAGDDAPRDAAQAWVIESEVAEDLQRLEVQIARIAGAVEGAEDSSSPLDATVDVRGGVASRLSWGREAPGRNVPSTSALAPAAVSAERSGRNVPSTSTPPGGESAELPGGRVSSASIPAPELASADSSPDGMSEREHPGDEASTTRLASSRMVGVAEDAPFGEDILTDARPRRRREARLIERGPTRADAALDAWCSFCCRPRTDTGDLVAGPAGAFICKSCLTESQSLLGDVTPVPLPTVSRLERPVTPVLGLVGQGATQALLTQSLGAHARTLLLVGPEGSGKSVWFQQLQREAVGVITTVADLDLTTSSRTLLVEDVDRLDASSHATLRAFLARDSRPAVVLSARGEGTEVRGLSLRGDSHSVPVPTTAALTQSVRGTVPTDILEQVQVLLPLQVPTQSEFVEIARHRLGSREPAVSASEDVLIALAQEASRSPRAGHELHALLNRVPTGTWSLAPTVKPSPPRKARKKRTS, from the coding sequence ATGAGGGGCGTGGTGGCCCTGGAGCCGGGCCGGGAAGCGCCTGGAGGTGGGGCCCGCGTTCGAGGGCCGCGCGCGGGTGCCCCGAGCCGGTTAGGCTCTCCCCGTATGGCCGAGAACCCTCGCGAGCTGATCCGCGCTGCGCAGTCCGCCGAGACACAGGGGGACGTGGCCCGTGCGGTGGAGTGCCTGCAGAAAGCGGCGGAGCTGTATCGTCAGGCGGGTAATCCGTCCCGCGCGTTGCAACTGCTTCGCCATGCGCAGCGGCTGGACGGTAGCCGCGCGGACATCGCGGATGCGGTGAACCGGCTGGAGTGGATGCCGGAGCCTGTGCTCACTTGGCCTGGGTCGGACGCCGACGACGAAGAGGCATTGCCTGCATCCGGGTTGGTGCGTTCCCTGGAGTCGGAGTTGCTGCCGGACGTCGTCCACCGGCAGCGGCTCATCGAGGATGCGTTGCGCGAGGCGGCCTTGCATGCCGGTGACGATGCGCCTCGCGACGCCGCCCAGGCCTGGGTCATCGAGTCGGAGGTCGCGGAAGATCTGCAGCGGCTCGAAGTGCAGATTGCGCGCATCGCGGGCGCGGTCGAAGGGGCAGAAGATTCCTCGTCGCCGCTGGATGCGACCGTGGACGTTCGGGGCGGTGTTGCGTCCAGGCTGAGCTGGGGCAGGGAGGCGCCTGGACGGAACGTTCCTTCCACGTCCGCCCTCGCTCCAGCGGCCGTTTCTGCGGAAAGGTCTGGACGGAACGTTCCTTCCACATCCACGCCGCCGGGGGGGGAATCAGCGGAGTTGCCCGGAGGGCGCGTTTCTTCCGCGTCCATACCCGCGCCAGAGCTCGCCTCAGCGGACAGTTCTCCGGATGGCATGAGCGAGCGGGAACATCCGGGCGACGAGGCGTCCACGACGCGGCTTGCTTCATCACGAATGGTGGGCGTGGCAGAGGACGCACCTTTCGGAGAGGACATCCTCACGGATGCGCGACCTCGGCGTCGCAGAGAGGCTCGGCTCATCGAGCGCGGCCCCACGCGTGCGGATGCGGCGCTCGACGCATGGTGCTCCTTCTGCTGCCGTCCGCGTACGGACACGGGGGACCTGGTCGCAGGGCCCGCGGGCGCGTTCATCTGCAAGAGCTGCCTGACCGAGTCGCAATCGCTGCTTGGAGACGTCACCCCGGTGCCTCTGCCCACGGTGTCGCGACTGGAACGGCCCGTGACACCTGTCTTGGGGCTCGTGGGGCAGGGCGCGACGCAGGCGCTGCTGACACAGTCGCTCGGGGCCCACGCGCGGACCCTGTTGCTCGTCGGGCCCGAAGGCAGTGGCAAGAGCGTCTGGTTCCAGCAACTCCAGCGAGAGGCCGTGGGCGTCATCACAACGGTCGCGGACCTGGACCTGACGACTTCCTCTCGCACGCTGCTGGTGGAGGACGTGGACCGCCTGGATGCGTCATCACACGCGACACTGCGAGCCTTCCTGGCTCGAGACAGTCGACCTGCCGTCGTGCTGAGCGCGAGGGGCGAAGGCACGGAGGTTCGGGGCCTGAGCCTCCGCGGGGACTCACACAGTGTTCCAGTGCCCACCACCGCCGCGCTGACTCAGTCCGTGCGCGGAACTGTGCCCACGGACATCCTGGAGCAAGTGCAGGTGCTCCTGCCGCTCCAGGTGCCCACACAATCTGAATTCGTGGAGATTGCCCGCCATCGCCTGGGCTCGCGCGAGCCCGCGGTCTCCGCTTCCGAGGACGTGCTCATTGCGCTGGCCCAGGAGGCCAGCCGCTCGCCGCGCGCGGGCCACGAGCTGCATGCCCTCCTCAACCGGGTGCCCACGGGAACGTGGAGCCTGGCGCCCACCGTGAAGCCCTCGCCCCCGCGGAAGGCTCGAAAGAAGCGAACGTCATGA